The Stomatobaculum sp. F0698 genomic sequence CTTCCCCCGCTCCGCTGTCTCACCGCTCTCTGCTTCACCGCTCTGCTCTCCCGGAGGAGGCGATGTACGGCATAGCTGTTCTTTAAGGACTGGGGCGTCACCTCGCCCGCAATGCCCGCTTTTTGCCCGTAGGCGCGTATCATCTTCCACACGCCCTGACGGCTCAGTGCGCCGCCGCTCAGATTAAAGAACAAATGCTCCTCTTCCGCCTCTTTTAAGAGCAGCGGACGTCCGGACTCCAGATACAGACAGAGTGCTAACCTCAACTCCTCGTCAAAGGAGACCACGCGCTCCTGCCCCCGCGACTGTTGCCGCACATAGCCGATTTGCACATCCACATCCTCGGTCTTCAGCGCAATGAGTTCCGAGACACGGAGTCCGGTCGCACAGAGCAGACCGAGCATCGCGCGGTCGCGCAGTTGTTTCGCGCTGCTTCCCTCGGTCTCGCGAAGAAAGCTGCGAATCTCCTCTTCCTCAAGAATATAAGGATCCCTTCTCTCCTGACGCGGGCGTCGCAGTCCCTCGGCCGGCGAGGCTTCCAAATGTCCCGCCGCCGTCTCATAGGCAAAAAAAGCGCGAATGGAAGCCGCCGCACGGTTAATGGTCGCCGGCGAAAAGCCTTCGCGCTCCAGCCATAGCAAATAGGAATTCAATCGCAGTTCGCTGACCGTCGAAAGGGAGGTTATGCCCTCCTGTCGGAACCACGCAAATAACTTTTTTAAATCACGCTCATAAGAGAGCAGCGTATTCTCTGCCATGTGCCGCTCTTCTCTGAGTGAGCGCAAAAACCCCCTCAAAGCTTCTTCCATCTCATCGCCCCCTCACCCCTCTATCGTCCCCTAAGTATAGCCATAGCAAGGGCAAAAAGCAAACCGCACGAAGCCCGCTTTTTTGCGGCTTTCACGCGGTTTTTTCGTCACACTCCAAAATGTAGTGCTTTCTTTTATGTAAACCTCATATCTTGCGCTTTTGTTCTTAATTTCGTCCGGGAAAATCGACATTATTTTTTTAAACTTCTTTTCCGGCTAAGCGCACAGACAAAGCCGTGCGGTGTCACCCTGCGTTGCTGCGCTGATTCTTCCCGTATGTAATACAGGGCCCACCGAAAGAAGGACAGAAAAAAGCACCCGGGCGCCGTCACTTACCGGCGATTCCGGGTGTTTCGTAAAGTTCTGTTTTATCGGTTCTGCTGCAGCGCATAGGCCGTGAGCCCGGCGACGGTCTTCCCGTCCCGTATCTCACCGCTGTAAATGCGCGCAATCAAATCCGAGAGTTCGTAGGCCTGCACCGCAATCTCCTCATCGGGGTCCAAGTGCTGTTCCCCGGGTAAGAGCTCCCGCGCGACAAAGATATCAATCTCCTCGTCGCAAAAGGCAACTGTCGTGTCGATACGAATCAGAAACTCCAGCGCCTCCGGGCTCTTTGCCTGCATGCCGGTCTCCTCCGCAAGTTCGCGGAAGGCACAGAGCACGCGCGGCTCATCCGGGCTATCCACCTTACCGGCAGGAAGTTCCAGCGTAAAGCGATCCAGCGCATTTCGGTACTGGCGCACCATCAGGATGCGTCCGTCCGGCAACACCGGCACAACCGCTGCCGCACCGTCGTGATGAATGTAATCCCAGACCGCCTCACGGCCGTTGGCCTCCACGAAATCCCGATAGACCTTCAGTATGGTCCCCTCATAGGCGAGCTCGCGCTTTTTCCGTATCACCTTGCCGGGCTCGCGCGCCGCATCCGCCATGGCTTTAGTACTGATCCTTGTTGGTCAGGTTGCCGTGCGCCGCATCCTCGCTGTAGACCGGCGTCGTGGTCGTGTCGTAGTTGTAAACCGTATCCTTGAGCTCAGCGACCTCGTTGCCGCTCAGCGTCGCCTCAAACATCATCTTGTTCTCGATGATCTTCTTTAAGGAGCTGTAGCGGCTCGTGCCGTTGACGCGCACGGTGGTTCTGTAACCCGGAATCGTGAGTGCAATCTCGGTTGCAACCGGGCGAAGAATGGTCTCGGAGGTCGAATTGTCCGCGTTGACCTTGCGGAGACGCTGTCCCGAGAGCATGTAGTGGTTGCCCGCAGCGTCGCTCAAACGCACCGAATAGCCGGAATCCTTCACATAGGTGCCGTCCTTGGTGGTCTTGCGACCGGTGCGGATTACACCGCGGCTTGCATTGTTCTCCGCCGTCAGCTTGCCGACACTCGGAAGCTCGATGACATCGCCCTTCTTGATGTTCTGAATCTCTTCGCTCGTCTTGAACGCCGTGTCAAAGAGGGAGACCTTCACATTGTAGGTATTTGCCGCCTCATCGAAGCTCGCATCCGTAATCTTAAAGATACGGGTGCCGCCGATGCGGTACTGCGAGACCGCGCTCTCGCCCTGATCCTTCACATTGCCGCTCGCCTGCTGTGCCGCCTTGGTGCTCGGCTGGCCGTCCCAGTAGCCGTTCACATCCACCTTGTAGCCGTCCGGCGTGACCTGGCTCGTGAGCCAAGTGCTGTCGCTCGTCATATAACGCCACTGACCGGTCTTATCCTGCTTCCATGCAGCAAACGCCGTGGTGCTCATCACAAAGGTCAGCGCCGTAGCCGCTGCAACTGCAAAAATTTTTCTCATGTTTGATATCCTCCTGTCAATCACCGACCCACGCCGGTACTGCCCGCATTATAGCGGACAAAGCGCCTTAACTCAAGGAAGTTTCAGAGATTGTAAGACCTCTTCCCTGTTTCGTAAGAGTTTTGCAAGCTTAAGCCCACAGAAACTTCACAATTTTTACGCAAGCAAAACAGGAGGGCGTTTCCGCCCTCCTGTCGCCGCAATTAGTATTTCATTTCGAAATGATGATACTTAACTTAATGCAGTCGGAATTAGTTGGTAGCGATGATCTGCTTGATGTTGTTGTTGCCGTCAAGCACAACCTTGAAGCCGTCGCCGTCAACCTTGGAGCCGCTCTTCACAACCGTACCGGAAACGTTGACAACAACGTAGTTGCCGGTAAGAGCCGTAAGGTTTGCGCCGTCCGTATCAACACCGGTGTTGGTGTAGATAACATCGCCCTTGTTAGCCTGGCCGATCT encodes the following:
- a CDS encoding tyrosine-type recombinase/integrase, whose protein sequence is MEEALRGFLRSLREERHMAENTLLSYERDLKKLFAWFRQEGITSLSTVSELRLNSYLLWLEREGFSPATINRAAASIRAFFAYETAAGHLEASPAEGLRRPRQERRDPYILEEEEIRSFLRETEGSSAKQLRDRAMLGLLCATGLRVSELIALKTEDVDVQIGYVRQQSRGQERVVSFDEELRLALCLYLESGRPLLLKEAEEEHLFFNLSGGALSRQGVWKMIRAYGQKAGIAGEVTPQSLKNSYAVHRLLRESRAVKQRAVRQRSGGRR
- a CDS encoding NUDIX domain-containing protein, which produces MADAAREPGKVIRKKRELAYEGTILKVYRDFVEANGREAVWDYIHHDGAAAVVPVLPDGRILMVRQYRNALDRFTLELPAGKVDSPDEPRVLCAFRELAEETGMQAKSPEALEFLIRIDTTVAFCDEEIDIFVARELLPGEQHLDPDEEIAVQAYELSDLIARIYSGEIRDGKTVAGLTAYALQQNR